The Stomoxys calcitrans chromosome 3, idStoCalc2.1, whole genome shotgun sequence genome includes a region encoding these proteins:
- the LOC106088918 gene encoding guanine nucleotide-binding protein-like 1, producing the protein MPQARRKVPYSGKKKKDQLLQKRQLKGPQKYLRTRSDDGETTEDNEMTVRKLMMRSQTAGSGNRNSNRYNLCFYQESKKELERLKLDGLKSYSPATPEQREIDAGFYEGYDFPIRPDWNYNMDKATLDRNENKYFREYVEHLQQKQKAENKDLSLFELNLETWRQLWRVLELSDILLIIVDVRYATLMFPPYLYDYIVNKIGKQAILILNKVDLVAPEVVVAWRCYFHETYPGLPVVIFASNPLQSKKGTQQSRRMNYKRGIEGVHNIFKECQKIVQSEIDLTGWEQKILEDMASDHAYLESEAETIAEKYFDETEEEEISTMPHEGESENRTKYYKGILTLGCIGFPNVGKSSLINALKGRKVVSVSRTPGHTKHFQTIFLTNVVRLCDSPGLVFPSSTSKYLQVLLGSFPISQLQVPYRSIQLMAEHLDLPKILKIHLPEDYDEWSPVAICDAWAIKRGFIVAKSARPDIYRAANHLLRSCVSGQFQLILQFYPPKFNAQREKWVEHTDVAEVKKYQNLATDGQGEEDIHDNGDTSSINSESAYESDENSSSNDETNADEDDEAAEQSTQPSTSRNAFALLEDD; encoded by the exons ATGCCTCAAGCCCGTCGAAAGGTCCCTTACAGTGGCAAGAAAAAGAAGGATCAATTGCTGCAGAAGCGGCAACTGAAAG GTCCCCAAAAATATTTGCGAACACGCAGTGATGATGGGGAAACCACCGAAGACAACGAGATGACCGTGCGCAAATTAATGATGCGTTCCCAAACAGCAGGCAGTGGCAATAGAAATAGCAATCGCTATAATTTATGTTTCTATCAAGAATCAAAAAAGGAATTGGAGCGTTTGAAATTGGACGGCCTCAAATCTTACTCACCGGCGACTCCAGAACAACGAGAAATTGACGCTGGCTTCTATGAGGGATATGATTTTCCTATAAGACCCGATTGGAATTACAATATGGATAAGGCCACTCTGGATCGTAATGAGAATAAATATTTTCGG GAATATGTGGAACATTTGCAACAAAAGCAAAAGGCGGAAAACAAGGACTTGTCTCTATTCGAATTAAATTTGGAGACATGGAGGCAATTGTGGCGTGTCTTGGAACTCTCAGATATTCTTTTGATTATAGTTGATGTTCGATATGCG ACTTTGATGTTCCCTCCCTATTTGTATGACTACATTGTTAACAAAATTGGTAAACAAGCCATATTGATTTTAAACAAAGTGGACTTGGTCGCACCTGAAGTTGTTGTGGCATGGCGTTGTTATTTCCACGAAACATACCCTGGCTTGCCTGTTGTGATATTTGCCTCAAATCCATTGCAATCAAAGAAAG GTACCCAACAAAGCCGTCGCATGAACTACAAACGTGGCATCGAAGGAGTCCATAACATTTTCAAGGAATGTCAAAAAATTGTCCAATCCGAAATAGACCTGACAGGATGGGAACAAAAGATTCTAGAAGACATGGCCAGCGATCATGCTTATCTTGAATCCGAAGCAGAAACTATAGCCGAGAAGTACTTTGATGAGACGGAAGAAGAGGAAATCTCCACTATGCCACATGAAGGCGAAAGTGAAAACAGAACCAAATACTATAAAGGAATATTAACTTTGGGTTGCATTGGTTTTCCTAACGTGGGCAAATCATCACTGATAAATGCCCTAAAAGGGCGAAAAGTGGTTAGTGTAAGCCGCACACCCGGCCATACCAAACATTTCCAGACAATCTTCCTTACGAATGTGGTACGTCTCTGTGATAGCCCTGGCCTAGTATTTCCATCATCAACTTCGAAATATTTGCAAGTTCTTTTGGGCAGCTTTCCCATATCTCAGTTGCAAGTTCCCTATCGTTCCATACAACTTATGGCCGAACATCTGGATTTGCCAAAAATTCTCAAGATACATTTGCCCGAAGACTATGATGAGTGGTCCCCGGTAGCTATATGTGATGCTTGGGCCATCAAGCGAGGTTttattgtagccaaatcggccCGGCCAGATATATATAGAGCGGCTAATCATTTGCTAAGGTCATGTGTAAGCGGACAGTTCCAGCTAATATTGCAATTTTATCCACCCAAATTTAATGCACAGAGAGAAAAGTGGGTGGAACATACTGATGTAGCAGAAGTTAAGAAATACCAAAATCTGGCTACGGATGGCCAAGGGGAAGAAGATATTCACGATAACGGAGACACCTCTTCGATTAACTCAGAAA GTGCCTATGAATCGGACGAAAACAGTTCATCTAATGATGAAACTAATGCCGATGAAGATGATGAAGCCGCTGAACAATCGACACAGCCCTCAACTTCTCGCAACGCCTTTGCATTACTCGAAGATGACTAA